A single Bifidobacterium scardovii JCM 12489 = DSM 13734 DNA region contains:
- a CDS encoding ABC transporter ATP-binding protein, with product MLDIKDLSVAYGAIEAVKGISLHVDDGEIVSLIGANGAGKTTTLHTITGLVQAKSGSITYDGHDLLRTHPNKIVTLGMAHVPEGRHVFTRMTVQENLEMGAFSLKDQSGLGKDLDMVFDYFPRLKERRRQLAGTLSGGEQQMVAMGRALMSHPKTVLMDEPSMGLSPLLVKEIFDIIVTLRDKGITVLLVEQNAKMALSIADRAYVLETGRITMEGKASDLLHDEKVRKAYLGA from the coding sequence ATGCTGGACATCAAGGATCTGAGCGTCGCATACGGCGCCATCGAGGCGGTCAAGGGCATCAGCCTGCATGTGGACGACGGCGAGATCGTCTCGCTGATCGGCGCCAACGGCGCCGGCAAGACGACCACGCTGCACACCATCACCGGTCTGGTGCAGGCCAAGTCCGGCTCCATCACCTACGACGGCCACGACCTGCTCAGGACGCATCCCAACAAGATCGTCACGCTGGGCATGGCCCACGTGCCCGAAGGGCGCCACGTGTTCACCCGCATGACCGTGCAGGAGAACCTGGAGATGGGTGCGTTCAGCCTCAAGGACCAGTCCGGGCTCGGCAAGGACCTCGACATGGTGTTCGACTATTTCCCGCGCCTGAAGGAGCGCCGCCGCCAGCTGGCCGGCACGCTTTCCGGCGGCGAGCAGCAGATGGTGGCCATGGGCCGCGCGCTGATGAGCCATCCGAAGACCGTGCTGATGGACGAGCCGTCGATGGGCCTGTCGCCGCTGCTGGTCAAGGAGATCTTCGACATCATCGTCACGCTGCGCGACAAGGGCATCACCGTGCTGCTGGTCGAGCAGAACGCGAAGATGGCGCTGTCCATCGCGGACCGCGCCTACGTGCTGGAGACCGGGCGGATCACCATGGAGGGCAAGGCCTCCGACCTGCTGCACGACGAGAAGGTGCGCAAGGCGTACCTCGGCGCCTGA
- a CDS encoding sugar O-acetyltransferase, which produces MTIHNATTPPVELRLPRRSEREEMLDGKLYNPADPELSALRERSADLCSRFNALPRGAHAERAAVLDELLPHHGEGLDVLGPVFFDYGCHTTIGSRVFANFNFTVLDCAPVTIGDDVLFGPNVSLLPPMHPLRWQDRNTRIADDGSSYDYEYGRPIVIGSNCWFGGNVTVLGGVTIGDGCVIGAGAVVTRDIPAGSVAVGNPARAIRAITDADASVYQEYAR; this is translated from the coding sequence ATGACCATTCACAACGCCACGACCCCGCCCGTCGAACTGCGCCTGCCGCGCCGCTCCGAACGCGAGGAGATGCTTGACGGCAAACTGTACAATCCCGCCGATCCCGAGCTCAGCGCGCTGCGCGAGCGCTCCGCCGACCTGTGCTCGCGGTTCAACGCGCTGCCCAGGGGCGCCCACGCCGAGCGCGCGGCCGTGCTCGACGAGCTGCTGCCCCACCACGGCGAGGGGCTCGACGTGCTCGGACCGGTGTTCTTCGACTACGGCTGCCATACGACGATCGGCAGCCGCGTGTTCGCGAATTTCAACTTCACCGTACTCGACTGCGCGCCGGTGACCATCGGCGACGACGTGCTGTTCGGCCCGAACGTGTCGCTGCTGCCGCCGATGCACCCGCTGCGCTGGCAGGACCGCAACACGCGCATCGCCGACGACGGGTCGTCGTACGACTACGAGTACGGCCGGCCGATCGTCATCGGCTCGAACTGCTGGTTCGGCGGCAACGTGACGGTGCTCGGCGGCGTGACCATCGGCGACGGATGCGTGATCGGCGCCGGCGCGGTCGTCACCCGCGACATCCCGGCCGGCTCGGTGGCGGTCGGCAACCCGGCGCGCGCGATCCGCGCCATCACCGACGCGGACGCCTCCGTATACCAGGAGTACGCGCGGTAG
- a CDS encoding L-threonylcarbamoyladenylate synthase, whose product MSSVRTVDDESLAKARTIIGNGGLVVIPTDTVYGVACDPRNAKAIARIYEAKHRPRFKALQVLLASVDQLDELGLDLPAPLNRLAAQFLPGAFSPIAVAREDCDLATVNRARQGFATQGIRIPNSAVTLRILRQIGPLAASSANRSGEESAQTVEEAQASLGDAVDLYLNGGPTQGHVASTVVAANPLSRDGIDILREGVIPQSVIRRAIHLNGGGLGA is encoded by the coding sequence ATGAGTTCAGTACGCACGGTGGATGACGAATCCCTCGCCAAGGCGAGGACCATCATCGGCAATGGCGGTCTGGTCGTCATTCCGACCGACACGGTGTACGGTGTGGCCTGCGACCCGCGCAACGCCAAGGCGATCGCGCGCATCTACGAGGCCAAGCACCGCCCCCGCTTCAAGGCACTGCAGGTGCTGCTCGCCTCCGTCGACCAGCTCGACGAGCTCGGTCTCGACCTGCCGGCGCCGCTGAACCGTCTCGCCGCGCAGTTCCTGCCCGGCGCGTTCTCCCCGATCGCCGTGGCCCGCGAAGACTGCGACCTGGCCACGGTCAACCGCGCGCGGCAGGGCTTCGCCACGCAGGGCATCCGCATCCCCAATTCCGCGGTCACGCTGCGCATCCTCAGGCAGATCGGCCCGCTGGCGGCATCCAGCGCGAACCGTTCGGGCGAGGAGAGCGCGCAGACCGTCGAGGAGGCGCAGGCCTCGCTCGGCGACGCCGTCGACCTGTATCTGAACGGCGGCCCGACCCAAGGCCATGTCGCCAGCACCGTGGTGGCCGCCAACCCGCTGTCCCGTGATGGCATCGACATCCTGCGCGAGGGCGTGATCCCCCAGTCGGTGATCCGCCGTGCCATTCACCTGAACGGCGGGGGACTCGGCGCATGA
- a CDS encoding MraY family glycosyltransferase yields the protein MRVYLFIAAVAGGITWLITPLIRHIAIRIGAVGKVRARDVHTIPTPRMGGLGMLAGFIGAMLVASRVPFISVLFRSSHQAWVVMAGAVLICLLGMADDLWDLDWMLKMAGQLLIAVFVAWGGLQIISLPLGSLVTASPSISITITAFLIVASINAVNFVDGLDGLASGIVAIGGIAFAIYSYIIARSSPSYASMATLIDVAMVGICVGFILHNWHPAKLFMGDSGSMLLGYLITCASIIMTGRLDPASIHASVYLPVFMPILLPILVLFLPVLDMCMAIVRRLAKGQSPMHPDRMHLHHRMLKIGHSVQGAVLTLWGWAALISFGSIMILFFRARYVAIGMAVATVVLAVVTMYPYLRHRLPELRAENAALDRAKHSTGEKSGKR from the coding sequence ATGAGGGTCTATCTGTTCATCGCTGCGGTCGCCGGCGGCATCACCTGGCTGATCACGCCGCTGATCCGCCATATCGCGATCCGCATCGGCGCGGTCGGCAAGGTGCGTGCGCGCGACGTGCACACGATCCCGACGCCGCGCATGGGCGGGCTCGGCATGCTCGCCGGATTCATCGGTGCGATGCTGGTGGCCAGCCGCGTGCCGTTCATCTCCGTGCTGTTCCGATCCAGCCATCAGGCGTGGGTGGTGATGGCCGGCGCGGTGCTGATCTGCCTGCTCGGCATGGCCGACGACCTGTGGGACCTCGACTGGATGCTCAAGATGGCCGGGCAGCTGCTCATCGCCGTGTTCGTGGCGTGGGGCGGCCTGCAGATCATCTCGCTGCCGCTGGGGTCGCTGGTCACCGCATCGCCGAGCATCTCGATCACGATCACCGCGTTCCTGATCGTGGCCTCGATCAACGCCGTCAACTTCGTCGACGGGCTGGATGGCCTCGCCTCGGGCATCGTGGCGATCGGCGGCATCGCCTTCGCCATCTACTCGTACATCATCGCGCGCAGCTCGCCGTCCTACGCATCGATGGCGACGCTGATCGACGTGGCGATGGTCGGCATCTGCGTCGGGTTCATCCTGCACAACTGGCACCCGGCGAAGCTGTTCATGGGCGACTCGGGCTCCATGCTGCTCGGCTACCTCATCACCTGCGCGTCGATCATCATGACCGGCCGGCTCGACCCGGCCTCGATCCACGCCAGCGTGTACCTGCCGGTGTTCATGCCGATCCTGCTGCCGATCCTCGTGCTGTTCCTGCCGGTGCTCGACATGTGCATGGCGATCGTGCGGCGCCTGGCCAAGGGGCAGTCGCCGATGCACCCGGACCGCATGCACCTGCACCACCGCATGCTCAAGATCGGGCACAGCGTGCAGGGCGCGGTGCTCACGCTGTGGGGCTGGGCCGCCCTGATCTCGTTCGGCTCGATCATGATCCTGTTCTTCCGCGCGCGCTATGTGGCGATCGGCATGGCCGTCGCGACGGTCGTGCTCGCCGTGGTCACGATGTATCCGTACCTGCGCCACCGCCTGCCCGAATTGCGCGCGGAAAACGCCGCGTTGGACAGGGCCAAGCACTCCACGGGGGAGAAGTCGGGGAAGCGGTAG